The following coding sequences lie in one Rutidosis leptorrhynchoides isolate AG116_Rl617_1_P2 chromosome 6, CSIRO_AGI_Rlap_v1, whole genome shotgun sequence genomic window:
- the LOC139854110 gene encoding uncharacterized protein produces the protein MIFKVNFEKQYDTGSWKFLDHMLMLLGFGEQWRKWIRMCLDSARTSVIVNGSPTGEFFLQRGLRQGDPLSPFLFLIILEGVHPYIKEKVVSGDIKGARADFTASRAERLTWQSHIYTHLFSNGSGDLWINLVIWAEIIQGIYGPTAGLDGSKLTGSGVWPAIVAVFNKVRQNGLLPSNVLRRKVGNGISIRFWIDTWRGDRHLKNRFRRLHHLETNKECLLA, from the exons ATGATTTTTAAAGTTAATTTTGAAAAACAATACGACACAGGTAGTTGGAAGTTTTTAGATCATATGCTTATGTTATTGGGGTTTGGAGAGCAATGGCGAAAGTGGATCCGTATGTGCCTAGATTCTGCTCGCACGTCGGTTATTGTTAATGGTAGTCCAACGGGCGAGTTTTTCTTGCAACGCGGTTTACGTCAAGGAGATCCTCTTAGCCCTTTTCTATTTCTTATTATATTGGAAGGGGTCCATCCGTATATAAAGGAAAAGGTGGTTTCGGGTGACATTAAAGGGGCGAGAGCGG ATTTCACCGCTTCTCGGGCTGAAAGATTAACGTGGCAAAGTCACATCTATACG CACTTATTCTCAAATGGGTCTGGCGATTTGTGGATAAACCTAGTGATTTGGGCCGAGATCATTCAGGGTATATATGGGCCAACCGCTGGTCTTGATGGGTCGAAATTAACTGGGTCTGGAGTGTGGCCTGCAATTGTGGCGGTTTTCAACAAAGTCAGACAGAATGGTTTATTACCGAGTAATGTTCTCCGCAGGAAAGTTGGTAATGGCATTTCCATTCGGTTTTGGATTGATACCTGGAGGGGAGACAGACATTTGAAAAACAGATTTCGAAGACTTCACCATTTGGAGACAAATAAGGAATGCCTTCTTGCGTAG